A DNA window from Bdellovibrionota bacterium contains the following coding sequences:
- a CDS encoding class II fumarate hydratase, with translation MATNRLEKDSMGEIKVPEDAYYGAQTQRAVENFPISSLRFSRRFIESMGEIKRSAAEVNGERGYVDAKIAKAIATAAGEVAEGKWDSQFVLDIFQTGSGTSTNMNANEVVANRAAEILGFERGSKKVHPNDHVNRGQSSNDVIPSAMHISLLRALTIDLIPSLEKLGKALDVKAKGWDKIVKVGRTHLQDATPVRLGQVFSGYATQVHQSVERLQRILEPLGELALGGTAVGTGINCPEGFAKEVISRIAKHFKLSLREAKNHFAAQGSKDAFVEASGAMRTTAVALMKLANDIRWLGSGPRCGIGEIRLPETQPGSSIMPGKVNPVIAESLIMVCAHVVGNDAAVVIGGQWGNFELNVMMPVMAHNALESAELLAKASDNFRARCVEGLEADEERCKEMIEKSLAMCTSLAPKIGYDPAAAIAKEAHKTGKTVREVAKAKKVLSDAELDRVLDPYRMTEPG, from the coding sequence ATGGCGACAAATCGGCTGGAAAAGGATTCCATGGGTGAAATAAAGGTGCCCGAAGACGCTTATTATGGAGCGCAAACGCAGCGGGCGGTGGAGAATTTTCCGATCAGTTCGTTGCGCTTCTCCCGGCGTTTCATCGAATCCATGGGAGAGATCAAGCGGTCCGCGGCGGAGGTGAACGGCGAGCGCGGCTACGTCGACGCGAAAATCGCGAAGGCGATCGCCACGGCGGCGGGAGAGGTGGCGGAGGGAAAATGGGATTCGCAATTCGTTCTCGACATTTTTCAGACCGGCTCCGGCACGTCGACCAACATGAATGCAAACGAAGTGGTCGCCAACCGTGCGGCCGAGATTCTGGGATTTGAGCGAGGCTCGAAGAAAGTCCATCCGAACGATCACGTCAATCGCGGGCAGTCGTCGAACGACGTCATTCCGAGCGCGATGCATATTTCCCTTCTCCGCGCGCTGACGATCGATTTGATTCCGTCGTTGGAGAAGCTGGGGAAGGCGCTCGACGTCAAAGCGAAGGGTTGGGACAAAATCGTTAAAGTCGGCCGGACACACCTTCAGGACGCCACGCCGGTCCGTTTGGGCCAGGTTTTTTCGGGATACGCCACGCAGGTTCATCAGTCGGTCGAACGGCTGCAGCGTATTTTGGAACCTCTCGGCGAGCTGGCGCTGGGCGGAACGGCCGTGGGGACCGGCATCAATTGCCCCGAAGGCTTCGCGAAGGAGGTCATCTCGCGGATCGCCAAGCATTTTAAGCTTTCGTTGCGCGAGGCGAAAAATCATTTTGCGGCGCAAGGGTCGAAGGATGCGTTTGTCGAGGCGAGCGGAGCGATGCGAACGACCGCCGTGGCGCTGATGAAATTGGCGAACGACATCCGCTGGCTCGGCTCGGGGCCCCGTTGCGGGATCGGTGAAATCCGCCTTCCGGAAACTCAACCGGGCTCATCGATCATGCCGGGGAAAGTGAATCCGGTGATCGCCGAGTCGCTGATCATGGTGTGCGCGCATGTGGTGGGGAACGATGCCGCCGTGGTGATCGGCGGGCAGTGGGGCAATTTCGAACTGAACGTCATGATGCCGGTGATGGCGCACAACGCGCTCGAATCGGCGGAACTTTTGGCGAAGGCGTCGGACAATTTCCGCGCTCGATGCGTGGAGGGACTGGAGGCCGACGAAGAACGGTGCAAGGAGATGATCGAAAAAAGTTTGGCGATGTGTACGTCTCTCGCCCCGAAAATCGGTTACGATCCGGCCGCCGCGATCGCAAAAGAAGCGCACAAAACCGGAAAGACGGTGCGCGAAGTCGCAAAAGCGAAGAAAGTGTTATCGGATGCCGAACTCGATCGCGTTTTGGATCCTTACCGTATGACCGAACCGGGCTAG
- a CDS encoding FAD-dependent oxidoreductase: MSQEHIAVVIGGAVAGSEATLKLREKGIRVILIEQNPLPYGKIEDGLPRWHVEQRKKEEEKINERLDHALVHFVPSTKLGKDLSFEEIYKEWSVSAILLASGAWRDRPVGVEEFDRYVGKGLLYQNPVVYWFNHYHEPSYNGPRYEIPDNTIVVGGGLASMDVLKICQFEITQRALLKRGIKMDMLTLEKEGIPRALEKHGLKWADLGLKGTTLYYRRRVQDMPLADTPPKPTPEQLEKADALRTKIFNNYQSKNLFNMQERHLPKAPIIDNGSLVGIRFTRTEIVDRKVRELPNTEVEVRFNLAISSIGSIPESIPGIPQKGETYEVEDLETGKVKNLPNVYALGNAVTGKGNIRVSMMHGRKVAEQVATMLAAQTPKTTNAEKLMARVKALQSRAGYDGNFKSWVEKQLAMR, translated from the coding sequence ATGAGCCAAGAACATATCGCGGTGGTCATAGGTGGAGCCGTAGCTGGAAGTGAAGCCACGCTTAAGCTCCGGGAAAAAGGGATTCGAGTCATTTTGATCGAGCAGAATCCTCTGCCGTACGGGAAGATCGAAGACGGTCTTCCGCGTTGGCACGTGGAGCAGCGCAAGAAGGAGGAAGAGAAGATCAATGAACGGCTCGATCACGCACTCGTGCATTTCGTTCCGAGCACCAAACTCGGAAAGGATCTCTCCTTCGAGGAGATCTACAAGGAGTGGAGTGTCAGTGCGATCTTGCTCGCCAGCGGAGCCTGGCGCGACCGTCCCGTTGGCGTCGAAGAGTTCGATCGGTACGTCGGCAAGGGACTTCTCTACCAAAACCCGGTGGTCTATTGGTTCAACCATTACCACGAGCCTTCCTACAACGGCCCGCGATATGAAATCCCGGACAACACCATTGTCGTGGGCGGCGGCTTGGCATCCATGGACGTTCTCAAAATCTGTCAATTCGAAATCACGCAACGGGCTCTCTTAAAGCGCGGGATCAAAATGGATATGTTGACGCTGGAAAAAGAAGGAATTCCGCGGGCGCTTGAAAAGCACGGCCTCAAATGGGCCGACCTCGGCCTCAAGGGCACGACGCTGTATTACCGCCGCCGCGTTCAGGACATGCCCCTGGCGGACACGCCGCCCAAACCGACTCCCGAACAGTTGGAAAAGGCGGACGCTCTGCGCACCAAGATTTTCAACAACTACCAATCGAAGAATTTGTTCAACATGCAGGAGCGGCATCTGCCGAAAGCTCCGATCATCGACAACGGAAGTCTCGTCGGGATCCGCTTCACCCGAACGGAAATCGTGGACCGAAAGGTTCGGGAACTTCCGAACACGGAAGTGGAGGTCCGATTCAATTTGGCGATCAGCTCCATCGGAAGCATTCCGGAATCGATTCCGGGAATCCCCCAGAAAGGGGAAACGTACGAAGTGGAAGATTTGGAAACGGGAAAGGTGAAAAATCTGCCCAACGTCTACGCGCTCGGAAACGCCGTGACGGGAAAAGGGAACATCCGGGTCTCGATGATGCACGGACGAAAAGTGGCCGAGCAGGTGGCGACGATGCTCGCGGCGCAGACGCCCAAAACGACGAACGCCGAGAAGCTCATGGCGCGCGTGAAAGCGTTGCAGTCCCGCGCCGGGTACGACGGGAACTTTAAGTCCTGGGTCGAAAAACAGTTGGCGATGCGCTAG